The sequence ACCAGCTCACTGTTGTTGACGCCACAGAATCCAGAGACTTTGGTCCCATTAGTGTCAAGATTCATCTCCTCATATTTCTAAGCCACAGAGATGACAGACCATTACAAAACCTGGAAAACCACTATGTTAGCATGATTACAATAAGATAATTCCATGTTTATGTTATGACCATACCTCTCCTTGCTTCAAACCAATCCGCAGGCCAAAGTCAGCCAACAGACAGGCTTCTGTGCTGTTCTCATCTGGCTTGATGCTGTACCTCCCAGTTGGGGGTATGGCGGGGGgaggggttggggttggggtagTGGGAGGCAGGGTGGTGACGTTTGTGACAGGAGCAGCAGTGGTATGCGTGGTGGGGGTAACAGTGGTGGGAGCAACAGTGGTGGGGGTCACAGGTATGTCAGCAGAACAGGAGGTAACTGCACAGGGAGAAAACACAAATCAGACTATGAGTGGAAACAACAGATAACTACATATCACTACCTGAGGACAAGATGTGATACTGCATCTTACTGTTTTCACTCTTGGAGCCGTTGACGACAAAAGCCTGTATGAGGACGTTCCACAGAGTCTGACTGACTGCATCAGTTGTAAATATTTCTTTACTCTTGCAAGAGTAGCAGGTGTCCATAACTACATCTGAAATGTGAGGCTGCGTGTTGACAGTCACGGTGTCTAAAAGAAATTCAAAACATCCCAGACTCAGTCCACTTGTGCATTTAGCTTTATTTACTCTGTGTTTGCACTGTGAGGTTTAATAGTTACCATTTGATAAAGGATCATGGAAGATGGTTGAGTCGCTGAGATTGTAGGAAAAGGTGATGGAGTCTGCCTGGTATGTTTTATTACTCAAGCTGAAGTTAACGCTCCATGAGTGCCCATCTCCAAAGTTAATCTTCAGCGTTGAGGTTTTTGTATCACAGCTACTTCCACTTGATGTGAAAGCATCAGGGATCGTAAACTCAGCTGTGACATTCTGAAAAGAGATCAGAGTTCATAAAGATTTGTGTAAATCCATGTGACATCTTTTACCTCCTGGGCAGAGAAAGTAAAAGTTTAAGCATGAAgcaaatatacataaaaacatacactGACATGTAAGTGACAGTCAGTATGAACTGTTCATGCAtaacagaggtaaaaaaaaaaaaaaaacttagagacTCAAACTCATGAAGAAAAGGACACCTATAGCATTTTCAATGTACACACTGCACTGACATTAATATAATATAGCTGCAGTCTGTTAGAAAGCTGAGATGATCAATCAGTTACAGTGGGAAGAATAAAGGTTAGTTAGTTTTGATTTTGTTCAATCATACTGCTTTCTGAACCTCAATTCACAAGTGAAAAGACAGGACATAACAGTTACAGGATATGGACCAGGAAAACTCACAAGCTGAAATGCTGAATAGCCAGAATCTGTTCACTTTGTGGAAAACAGACTGTCCCAATTTCCCCTTGCTGAGATAACATTTTCTCCCATGGTAACGCAACCGTCTTATCAAGCTGTGTTGCCAAATCAACTACACTACATATATAGAgagcaaacacaaacatgtccagtCACATTGGAGTAGTATATATTATCTAATAGAGATGCTCACCTTATTGTCCTTtgtttcatattcaactgagaagTTGACCATTAGATTGGCGTAGAGACATAACTTGTCATCTTTGTCGTTGACTTTCACCTCAATACCTTGTGAGAGGTAGATTTCTTGGAAGAAAAAGCAAGAAAGACCCAGAGCTTAGatatatcatatataaatatttgattttatgtgtAAATTTAAGAAATGAATTTTCAAACAATAACCACAGCGACATACTACAGAAAATTAAACCCTCTGGTAGAATGTAGACAAGTATCTTTACGTTTGAGTACAGCTTTAaggtactttacttgagtatttccctTTTACCCATAGGTATACCTCTACTCTACTAGATCTCGAAATGGAAATACTGTTTAACTCCACTACATTTAACTGACATcttgtgatatttaaaaaaaaaaaacattttccagttgttaatattttcatttataaTATAGAAACCTGTACTCTGAAGTTACTCTTTGCTTTGGAATAGCTGGTTGGGAGCAAATAAAAGACTgctcctgtccagtgaaaaccatgtatcCTCAAATGTACTGACTTTTAATCTGCGTAGTGAACTGAAGAATCAACCTATATTTAGGGTTGAGAAAATTCTCCTCATTCTTAATGGAAATAAATACTATAAAAGCTTCTTGGATTTGCGGCAAAATGCACTAACACAAGAAATATGACTGTTTTTCTTGAGCTCATGACAGGTTTTTAGTTATACTAAATATGATAAtcttacaaaatacaaaaatacattacaACCAAAAAGTGTAAGATGGTAAAATGACCAGAGTCTTAAAGTAAAATCCAACATATACATTAATGTAGTAGGATTGTGAATGCATGTTCCCTACTTTtctgtacttttactcaagtacagtTCTGGAATTTGAGATCTATAAATCTTCGTTCACCACTGTTTACCTGTACCCTAAAGATAAACCATTTTCCCGGCTGCTTAGAATACAGATTAGACAACTTAACAGAAGCTAGGTCAAGGTCCAGTCATGCTAAACAAATCAATATGGTTTGACTTTCTGAGGGCATCAGCTCAAAAAAAGTTGCCTATCACAAAACTCAGGTAACTCTGATACAATCTCTTCTAAACCATTCACAGCTGTGTGATCAGTAAATATGCACATGATACAAAGATTTGCAGTCACATATCTTAAATTCCTAATTAGGTCACAGGACTCGAAGCTCACAAAGGGGTTCAACGCCATAAAATATCTATCAGCACctacataaacaaaataaagaaaaacgcCCTTCTTCATCATTTTAGGAGGAAAAAATTACTTTTGTTATAACCCTGAAGTCAGTTACTAGTGATGGAACCACTGGATTTTAACATTTAGAACGCGTATATAAAAATAGAATTTGACTTAATTTTATGAACAGAAGCCTTCCTTTTACTGTCACTGTTTAGAGAACACATTTTACTGTTCTTTTCTCTTTACATCGCAGTAAGGTTAACTCGTTTGCTAGCTAAACCATAAAGTTAACAGCTCATCCTGTACTGTCATGTGCTTACTGTAAACTGCCAAGCGTAGCTAATGCTAGCTTTTTTAACCGGTTAATGTAATACGTTACGGGTTAAGGTGGAGTTACACCGTGCAATTACACCCAGTCTGGCGTCTTACTTATTCAATGTCCCCATTTAGAAGCAGAAATTTCCCATATGGTCATACTCTTTATCAATTTCAGCAATCAAAACAATGGTTAGCTTACACAACAATAACTTAAGCTAACGTTTGATAGCTATGCTAACGTCACCTGCCCGATACACTGTTAGATAATACTAAACGTATAAAGTTAAATCTGGTGTGACAGTTTCTTTAGAGGTAAATATCTTATGTTATACACCAGACTGTAGTGACTAACGGTTATTTTTGTGAAAGACTGCGACACACTGCGTTTCATCTGCGCTTCAATCTGATGTTGACGTAGGTAACAATTAGCCGTCAAGCTACATTGGCAAAACATCACGACTGAGTTAAAGTGCGCGAATGGACTCACAACGGAGCCCGAATTGAAACAGGCTCGGTTTTATTTCATGTACGGCATCATCCAAAGTGGTAACAAATCCACATAAAGTATGAATagtcttttaatttattttggcaTCATGAAGCCGGAGCCAAGTAGCGGCCAGGCCTTGGATGTCCCGTAAGTTTAATCGCGTCACTTCGGAGAATTTGGTTTCGATATCACCTCTTTTCATTCCCTTGAACTGAAAGAATGATGTGATGATACGTACCGAACCCGAGGAATAGGAATAAAACAAATGCAGCATATCGGGACATGGTAGCCTGGTAGTTTGGAGTGTGCCAAGACGAAGAGAAACCCGACGGGGACGCTCACTCTGTGGTGTTTGGGATGCAGCTGATCCGCCGCCGACTGTACCAGGAAATGGAAGTCATATGACAGGGACCAATGTGTCAAAGCAGACAGAGGTGTGGACTGCAATCCACCTTCACATGCATGACCCTTTTTTTACACAGTCACCAGAGTTGATTATTGCAGGGTGAGGTTTTATAGGCTCACAAGAATGTATAAATGTTAACTTGGATGTACTAACTactgaacaataataaaaatacaaacctGATTGAAACAGTTATTTTAATCTGAAGCAATAAACCTAACAGACTCATACAAACATGGGCATGTCtaatccaacatttttttttgttcagtcaaCACTCATCTGTCCACTTTTTAACAAGGCCAGCAAGCCCCACAGGGAGACTTACAGAGAACAGTTTATAGTGTGTATGTGATGTGATACTGGGGGGAGATGAAGAACAAAAAAATGGGGTCTGAAGTCTTTGTGCTTTTTAGTACGCCTTCTAAGGGTTAACAGAAACCTAAAAAGCAGCTGACTGTCAGATGGGAATCACTTAAAATGACACATGAAGCATGTACTGTACAAAAACGTATAAAGTAATATAGAGACTAAATGCATATACTTGTACAATTCACCTGTAGTAGCAGCTTGAATCCATCCTAGAACAAAACAAGTGCTCACTTTTTGGCACATTTTCTTTGAACAATTTGTGTGTTCGTGATCACAGCTTTATCAGATGGCTACATTGACCTAGAATTGGAAAATGTTACTGCAGGATCATACATTTGACAAATACACCCCAGGACTGTCGAAATTCTACCGTGAACGTTCGTCCAATCGTCCCACATTTTGACACCGACTGAAGAAACAAGcatctgtttaatttttttgatcCTCGCTGTGTGGTACATTAAGAGCATTGTAAGGTGGGTCAGCATTTTCTTGGGATACTgagtgaacaaaaagaaaaaaagtgactcgATAACAAAGAGCATATTGATTCAAACTATGGACAAAGAAGAATCTAagtttgaaaataaatatttttcctctccgttaaaaaaagaaaaaaaaagaaaagaaaagaaaaaaaaaaaagcaaactgaaCAACATCTGTGTGTCTTCTTTGTCTGTCCAAGGTAGCCCAATTCTCTCAGAGGCACTGAGAAATGTGGACAATATTCTCTTTTCAGTGGGCATGCAGTCCACAGGATCACAAGACCCCTGACAAAAATCCTGTGGGGCAGTATCCATTCACTTGTCGGTCACTAGGTTGAAGGTGATAATGGTAACATCCACTGGAGCAAAAGATTTAGAGACCGATCACTCAGAGCAGCTTTCAGCCTGACTGGACCATATGCATCACTttattttctgtcacttttttcCTTGTCTAAGCCACATAGTTGTACTGGTTGGAATTCTCCTTGTCACGCTCCATATAGTCCCTGTCAATAAGAGACTCTATCCTCTTCTTCAAGTCAGCAGGCTGGAATGGAAGGAGACGGCAGAGGTTAACATGTGAGGCACATGCTGACATCTGAGGTTATTTTTATACATTGAGGCGTGAAGTAATCGCACAGAAAAACTGGTTGTTATTGACCTCCTTCAGTTGGGTAACGTACTACTGAAAAACAACTCATGCACAAGCCACTTTACATATTATCagagcagaaagaaaaataactCATTAATAGTACCATCATCTATTTGTATAATTCACTTGAAGAAGTTGCAATTTTATTGATAAGAGAAAATCACAATTAAGAGGATTAGATTATATCAAAAAATTGGATTTTGCATCACTTAAATTAATCCACAATCTAATTAAAGTTGCAGAAAGAAGCAAATGTACTGCAATATGTaccttgttattttatttttttattatcaagCTTTTAAACCAGCCCGTTAAAGCAGATGGAAGTATGATAACAGCACAACACACTTTGAGTGAGAAATATAAAATCAAAACTAATGTCctattttcaatgtaaatcaatgcaatattttttttctgtctttaaggTTCAGCCTTATGGCTCAGATGTGTAACATGCTGATCTAGTAGTCAAATGTCCCTGTTCAGGCCTGGCTACTACATTGATACTTTTATAGGACTAACTGAATAGCTTAGATAATatcaagaattaaaaaaaaaaaatcttttcatattttaatggagCACAgaacacagattaaaaaaaaaaaaaagacttcaattTAAAAACATAGGAAGATGTATTTACTGAGAACTGGACAAAACAAAGCACACGTTTCTACCTTCAGACCAGACTTTCAGTGACATTTCAGTTTTAATATCagtataagtgtttttttttttcttcttttctttgtgtttttgaaaAGTCATCATGgtcttctgtgtattttttttttcaatgaagcaatacagttaaaaaaagaaaaaaacaaaatctttcaTTGCTACTACATTTCAATGCCTAAGGGGTAAATGTCACTTGTGCATGCAGCACAAATGTACAGGTATTAGACAATTTATAAAATATACTGAGTTATATTAAAGTGCTGGTAAGTCTGTTCTTTTGTATGATGTAAAACCACTCTGAGTATATAAAAATACTGAGGAGCTGTAAAATTTAACTCAAGATGACCATAATGTTTTATGTAATTATCTGGTGTTAAAATGGAAAACTGGTATTATAAAAGTATTGTCCAGGAGCCAGTATCTGCATcaaagtattagtattagtaacaTTATTGAATGTAGCGTGGACCCTCTCCTAAATTTCACTCATTTCTCCTACTTCCTGTAACTGCTCCTCTTTTCATATAAATACAAAATGGCAAAAGATGCAGGTTCATCACCTTGACAGGGAACTTCAGCTGGTTGTACACCTCAGACATCAAAAGATTATGGCTCAGAGTCTTCCTCATCTTCATGATCCGCACAATGGCAGCATCGATCTGATACTGACGATCCTGAAAGACCCTCTCTGTGGTGCTGGCTTGCTCCTCCACCTGGAGGAAAAGAATCAATttaggtgaatcaatgttgcaatgAGGAGGCTTTAAACTGAGAGAACCACTTAAAGAGGATTTTTAAGTACCGTTTCTTTCATCTGGATCTGGTTTATTTTTATCCTGAAGAGTTTATGTTTGAAGTCGTCATTGCAAGAAAACTTGTCGCCGTCCTCGACATCTTTGCTTTTCGGAATTTTGGTGAGGACACGTGCTTTTCCACATGCAAGTGACTGAAGAGTCCGACGCAGCTCACTGTCCTCTGCATCCCAACACAGATACATAAGTGTTCAGCATCAGTGGCTGATGAACACAATGCACTTGACTATCCTTTCAACAGTAAAAATCAAAGTGCGGCCAACTAAAGCCATTATAAGTCATTATACAAACCTATTCCTGTTGCCAGTTTGATCTCCTCCAAGGTGAACTCCTCTCCCTCATTAAACATCAAGAGCACAAGTGTTTGGAAGAGTGACACCTGCAGCTCCTTCTTAccctaaaaaaatcaaacaacaattctgattttgttttgttttttttaaatcacagtaGAAAATTCTCAGATCAGCTCAAAACCCTTGGAGCACATTTGTGATGATGAATcatataaataaaactaactTGAAAATTTACCTCTTTAAATTCAGCTTTTAAGACACAATGTCCGAGTGTTGATTGCCACTGCAGCTTCCTGCCACTGTGTTTACCCAAGTAGAAGGTTTTGAAGATCTCTTGCAGTCGCACCATCTGGATGACGATAACACAGGCGTTAAAAGCAGCAATCGGTGGATTTATTGCATGTTGGttataaaaacagcattttctcaAAAAGGTCAATATTTGCTCAACACAAACCTCAGGGGGGAGATGTACTTCCATTGGGACGTATGTTGGCCAGTAACCCATGGTGAGGATGTTCACTGTCAGTTCAATATTGCCAGGAATGTTTTGGCACTGCATGTACTAGCGAACAACAAGAAAGACACAAGAAACATCCACACATCACCTGACGCTCACTCTTACTCTTATCGGTAATGGCTTGTTTCATACCAACTCACTAAGAACGTCCCAGTTCACATAATTATGAAAAGGAACCAAGTGCAAACCTACTTATTAACATTacatttggacatttttaaagttctactcaaaatatttctttctttctttgcatATATCATGATCTTTGCAACAAAATACATTATCCTGAAAtcaaatttactgacattttttaaaattaaaaacagtCTAGCAGTTTAGACACTTTGTACATTTTCCCAGAcatattgtttgtcttttcctGGAAGTTATTTATGAGAAAATGTTAATAATAGCAAACATGTAAAAATATTGTAGAGTGGTCCCCATATGATTTTCtatcattttttcatcatttaagttttttaaaaccattttttatacatttatgacacatttcttGATTGTTTAGGAAAATCACTGATTGGAAGTACTAGGTCAGTTAATATAGAATAGCTTGATACACAAGTAGTACAAGAGACTGTTATGAAAATTTTGAGGCGAGAAAGGGGTCTTAGTGCAAAGCATTTCTGTCTTTTGTGACAACtgcatattaaaagaaaaatttatATGATCAAgtaactactactaccactactaataataatagaaatacagTCAGTTTATACATGATACCGGATTGTTCTGCTGTGCATTTTCACTCAGTCCTACACAAAATGAACCTGTGTACAGATTTAGCCGTAGTTTGTTGTTACCTGTTTGAACTGCACCATGATGTCTTTAGACAGCTCCATATCCTTGAACATTCCTTCCAGCTTACTTGTAAAAGCTGCTCCACATTCTGAGAAAAGACCATAAAATGAGAATTTAATGTCCACAGTCTTTATGTTTCATCTATATTTTCCCTTTAAAGTGTTTATTAAGAAGTGATCCTGGTGGGTTCTACTGACCATGTTTCAATTTTGACAACATTGATTTCTCAGCATCAACGGAGGCGCTTTTTCCCACTAACAACCTCTTGGCCAGATCCTTCTTGTAAAAGGCCTCAAAAACATCTTTTCCTGCAGTGAAAATACATCATGTTAACACTGTACATCGAGAGTAAATATTCTACACATGAACAAAGTGGAATGGTAGACATTACcataaatgaatctaaagataatCATGATCTTATCCAACATTTTCTCCAGTTCTTCGTCTGTTGCTTCTTTGTTTCCTGCTCTTAGTTTTGAATCCACATGTTTGGCTGTAAATAAAAGTGCATTTATTACAAGAGTAAATTTCAGTTTCATGGGGATTAAATGTTTATTGACTAACAGTGCAGCAGTGTTGAACGGTAACAGTGTGTTTTTAACCAACCTATGAGTTCTGCGGGTTTATTTGGCCGTTTGTTGATGAATGTTTCAAAAGCCTCCTTCATGGCATTAACAAACTTCTCATTCTTCATGAAACAGACGTCTATGATGTGATCCACTTTGTCTTTGAAATCCAACAACTCTTGCaccattgttttgtctttttctggaTTGATTACAATTGTGCTTCCAAAAGCCTTCAAGAGAGACATTAGATGATCACGTCAAAAcaaacattttacattatttcAATCAGTGTGGAACAAAACAAGATACTGATAAGAGCTTTTGTCATGTGGAAGAATATCTAATCAGCATCTTCATCTTGCTTGAAGATTTTAATAACATAAACAACAGCATACCTTAATGTACTCTATCCAGTGTTGAAGGAGGACCTGAACACCACCTCGCACTCGACTGAAGAGCTGATAGAGAAGAGACAGATCCTGAATTCTGTTCTCATCCAGCAGGTGAGTTAGGCCTGGAAGTTTCCAACAAGAAAAAGTCAGAGGTATGTGAGCACCAACACTGCCAGACTGTGGCAACTATTTCAAAAATACCATGTTGAAAGATCCAGTTGCAAATACATATCGCATGCTGTGATGATTTACACATATGTCTCCCTATGTACATGTTgattttgtctgttattttctCCTGTTTGTGTTAATAGTGTGCTGTGTGAGTCATCTGGGCGTTTGTGCATCCAGTCAGGCTCCTCTGCTCCTGTCCACTGATGGTACCTGAAATGCTACTCATCATCTTTCAGAATATGTTCTACATCTTTATTGTTGTGTAGCatataatgtacaggggttggacaaaataatggaaacaccttcacctcaagatgataatgccccaatccatacagctagaattgttaaagaatggcatgaggaacattctaatgaagttgagcatctcgtatggccagcacagtccccagacctcaacattattgagcatttatggtcagttttagagattcaagtaagacgtcgatttccaccgccattgtctctaaaagagttggagggtattctaactgaagaatggcttaaaattcctttggaaacaattcacaagttgtatgaatcaataccttggagaattgaggctgtaattgccgcaaaaggcgtacctacaccatattaaattatattttgttgattttttaaggtgtttccattattttgtccaacccctgtatgtgtcacTTTTCTGTGCAAATTCCAGTAAACAACATCTATTGTAGTGTGTCCATTCTGGAAGAGGAACCTCTCCTCTATCAACTCCTCCTGAGGTTTCTtccatttttcttccatttattttattttttcccttaaATTTCTGAGCTTTTTCTTTACTTGAACGGACAAAGTGTCTACAGGTATCAGATATGTAAATCTAATGTTCTTTGAGACATTTTTAAGATGACTTTTATCCACAGATAAGACATTTTCTCATGCAGGCATTACAGATAAGTGaagtatatagtgtatattttaaTGCAGAGATTGGCTTCATTTAGGCAGGGAACAACAGCTTACTCCAAAgataaaattgaataaaattacaGTAATCAGTTGAGGGGTAGGTTTAAAGCTAAAGGACTTCAGAAATCTGGACTTTCCTGCAGGTATGCTTGactcatatattaaaaaaatagatagatagatagatagatagatagatagatagatagatagatagatagatagatagatagatagatagatagatagatagatagatagatagatagatagatagatagatagatagacagacagacagacagacagacagacagacagacagacattaacTTAGGTAAAATGTCCACAGCAGTTAAGACTTAAGACCACTGAATGAACTCTAATGCCTAATATTTATGAAACTGAATTCAAGGAGCTGCAGACACTTGGACCGAGGGCTGAAAGACAGCAGCTGTTGTTCAGTGTACAGACTGTAAAAGTCTTTTCAGGAAAATGCGCAATTTTTCATATTaagctatatttatatatcaATAAAATTTGACTTGACTGAGTGTGTTCATATTTACTGCTAGATACCATACCTTTTTGCAGAGTTGCAGTCAGATGTTCACCGAGCAACTGCTTCTCCACAGTAGCAATGAGTGGTTTTCtgacagaggggaaaaaaagctcGGGTTACAAATGAATACTTGTCAGTATTACATTATTATATGGACAATATAACCCAACACTCACTGTGTGCTCTGGTCTAAGTATGTGATGACTCTATCAGCTTCCTCCTCCAAGCGTTTGTTCACATGATGGAGATATTCTGGTACCTATAACAAAAGAGAGAACATCTAAACTGTCAACTTTTCCTTATTACAGATGAATACTGTCTGGCTAAGGGTGGCTGGATTAAAAATAAACACCATAACATGATGCAGGACATTTAAGTGCATGTAGTCATTTAACTTGAGAAGCTAAATCCTGATGAAGGTACATATACATGGTGCACATTATGTGGTAGGTTTCCCTTGACAATAAAAAATAGCATTGAAATGATGTGGCCATCCAATACATCACCAAGGAAACCAAGCAGTCTGTCTCTAGGTGAGGTTTTCTATTGTGTGCTGTCTTATGTGTTTTAAGTGACAAAAGAAATAACTGATCACAGTCTAAAGTATCATGTGGTAAATTTCTGGCTCACATCAGTTGTAGTTAAATATCTGTGGTTTGGTCGCTTTGTATTTGATGGAAATCTATGAAGACGTAAAAGTTTAATTTAATATTGCAAATTAAGCTTTAGATATGATACAAAGTACAGTACATCTGCACCAGGGATACTGTATGGGGAAGAAAGGCTTAAACCTATTACCAGCCAATTATTCACTGGAATAAGAAAAGAACAACACGTAACAAGATGGAATATTAGGATGACATAAATCACCTCTCGCTCCTGCATCAGCCTCTGTCCCTCTGCAGCATACAGGCGATTAGTCTCCTCCAAAAACCGCTGCTCAAAGGAATCTTGATAAATCTGTCGTGGGACGGAGAGAATGCAGGTTTCATTAAAACCATTTTTCAACTAGAAACTGATTGCTCATCACAGCCTTGTGCAGATGAAAATCAAGAACAGTTTCAGACCCAGGCTTTTAttagaacatgacaaatatgGAAACCAGGTAAAGCTGTGTGATGTGACCACCATTACAAAAAGTTAATTTCATTTCAGTACATATCACAAAAttgtacaaaacaaacagaaaacattttTCCATTTGCAGCTTGTTTTGAACTCTCGACTGTATTGACCCATAGACTCCGTTTGACGAAACTGTTGTGTAGGTGGTAAACGACGTAAGTGGTGTTTGAGTCTGTTGTGGACCAGTCtatggtaaaatacagttttatgatTTATATCAGTCTTTTGGGACCTTCTTTAAGGGAAAAATCTATGCTGAGAATTCACTACTACTTTTTTCTGCCATTTATGTCATGCATTACTTTACAAATCCTTTCACTATTGTTTAACCAATATCCTTTGTGATCATCATTTTAACTGCACTAAAATGTTAACcgccccaaaacaaaacaaaacttcaagACACTGATGTTATCTCAGCCATTCCCATGTTAGTTTCACTTTTTCttgcagtgtt is a genomic window of Sphaeramia orbicularis chromosome 10, fSphaOr1.1, whole genome shotgun sequence containing:
- the lamp2 gene encoding lysosome-associated membrane glycoprotein 2 isoform X2, translated to MSRYAAFVLFLFLGFEIYLSQGIEVKVNDKDDKLCLYANLMVNFSVEYETKDNKNVTAEFTIPDAFTSSGSSCDTKTSTLKINFGDGHSWSVNFSLSNKTYQADSITFSYNLSDSTIFHDPLSNDTVTVNTQPHISDVVMDTCYSCKSKEIFTTDAVSQTLWNVLIQAFVVNGSKSENITSCSADIPVTPTTVAPTTVTPTTHTTAAPVTNVTTLPPTTPTPTPPPAIPPTGRYSIKPDENSTEACLLADFGLRIGLKQGEKYEEMNLDTNGTKVSGFCGVNNSELVLEFATVTMVFSFINESQRFRLHALNVTGKMSSGVAFSEVNTNLSLWETALGSSYMCNKKQNDTITNQLSLFTFDLRVQPFGVKKGVFSTAEECFLDSDLSFLVPIAVGVALSFLIILVLISYLIGRRKSRTGYQSV
- the lamp2 gene encoding lysosome-associated membrane glycoprotein 2 isoform X1 is translated as MSRYAAFVLFLFLGFEIYLSQGIEVKVNDKDDKLCLYANLMVNFSVEYETKDNKNVTAEFTIPDAFTSSGSSCDTKTSTLKINFGDGHSWSVNFSLSNKTYQADSITFSYNLSDSTIFHDPLSNDTVTVNTQPHISDVVMDTCYSCKSKEIFTTDAVSQTLWNVLIQAFVVNGSKSENITSCSADIPVTPTTVAPTTVTPTTHTTAAPVTNVTTLPPTTPTPTPPPAIPPTGRYSIKPDENSTEACLLADFGLRIGLKQGEKYEEMNLDTNGTKVSGFCGVNNSELVLEFATVTMVFSFINESQRFRLHALNVTGKMSSGVAFSEVNTNLSLWETALGSSYMCNKKQNDTITNQLSLFTFDLRVQPFGVKKGVFSTAVDCPADDEENFIIPIAVGAALFVLILIVLLAYFIGRKRNMATGYESF
- the lamp2 gene encoding lysosome-associated membrane glycoprotein 2 isoform X3; protein product: MSRYAAFVLFLFLGFEIYLSQGIEVKVNDKDDKLCLYANLMVNFSVEYETKDNKNVTAEFTIPDAFTSSGSSCDTKTSTLKINFGDGHSWSVNFSLSNKTYQADSITFSYNLSDSTIFHDPLSNDTVTVNTQPHISDVVMDTCYSCKSKEIFTTDAVSQTLWNVLIQAFVVNGSKSENITSCSADIPVTPTTVAPTTVTPTTHTTAAPVTNVTTLPPTTPTPTPPPAIPPTGRYSIKPDENSTEACLLADFGLRIGLKQGEKYEEMNLDTNGTKVSGFCGVNNSELVLEFATVTMVFSFINESQRFRLHALNVTGKMSSGVAFSEVNTNLSLWETALGSSYMCNKKQNDTITNQLSLFTFDLRVQPFGVKKGVFSTAQECSGDDTSILIPIIVGAALAGLILVVVIAYVIGRRKTYVGYQTL
- the cul4b gene encoding cullin-4B, which translates into the protein MFPTGLSSPNPPPPPTQEARPAATDVKTDSGNITSPKKRKINGSEREDTTDTISSSPPKTLNSSSSSSSSSSSSCSPTPVHIQKKLRFEDSVDFIGLDVKMAEEAAASCSNNKSKAMFLSAGVGHHANGLTKTAGSGTFSNSKPGAAKKLVIKNFKEKPKLPENYTQETWQKLKEAVEAIQNSTSIKYNLEELYQAVENLCSHKISAKLYKQLRAVCEDHIKAQIDQFREDALDSVLFLKKIDKCWQDHCRQMIMIRSIFLFLDRTYVLQNSMLPSIWDMGLELFRFYIISDLKVQSKTIDGILLLIERERNGEAIDRSLLRSLLSMLSDLQIYQDSFEQRFLEETNRLYAAEGQRLMQEREVPEYLHHVNKRLEEEADRVITYLDQSTQKPLIATVEKQLLGEHLTATLQKGLTHLLDENRIQDLSLLYQLFSRVRGGVQVLLQHWIEYIKAFGSTIVINPEKDKTMVQELLDFKDKVDHIIDVCFMKNEKFVNAMKEAFETFINKRPNKPAELIAKHVDSKLRAGNKEATDEELEKMLDKIMIIFRFIYGKDVFEAFYKKDLAKRLLVGKSASVDAEKSMLSKLKHECGAAFTSKLEGMFKDMELSKDIMVQFKQYMQCQNIPGNIELTVNILTMGYWPTYVPMEVHLPPEMVRLQEIFKTFYLGKHSGRKLQWQSTLGHCVLKAEFKEGKKELQVSLFQTLVLLMFNEGEEFTLEEIKLATGIEDSELRRTLQSLACGKARVLTKIPKSKDVEDGDKFSCNDDFKHKLFRIKINQIQMKETVEEQASTTERVFQDRQYQIDAAIVRIMKMRKTLSHNLLMSEVYNQLKFPVKPADLKKRIESLIDRDYMERDKENSNQYNYVA